A portion of the Verrucomicrobiota bacterium genome contains these proteins:
- a CDS encoding GNAT family N-acetyltransferase produces the protein MNAVTTTYLEMRSPDELLPKRLADERFWIGEATVPQWQFNRFLYLTVGAPWAWTDKRDWSGEQWRGHVESGRLRTFVGYYDGSPAGYHELRQDDGDGVEIAYFGLLPAFIGRGFGGALLTHALDEAWRMEPTRVWVHTCTLDHPAALANYQARGMKIYRVETQ, from the coding sequence ATGAACGCCGTCACCACAACCTACCTCGAGATGCGCTCGCCGGACGAACTGCTCCCGAAGCGCCTCGCGGATGAGCGATTCTGGATCGGAGAGGCGACCGTGCCGCAATGGCAGTTCAATCGTTTTCTTTATTTGACAGTCGGCGCGCCCTGGGCGTGGACCGACAAACGCGATTGGTCGGGAGAACAGTGGCGCGGTCACGTCGAATCGGGACGGCTCCGCACCTTCGTGGGCTACTACGACGGGTCCCCGGCCGGTTATCACGAACTGCGGCAGGACGATGGCGACGGCGTGGAGATCGCCTATTTCGGACTCCTTCCCGCGTTCATCGGCCGCGGCTTCGGCGGCGCCCTGCTCACGCACGCCCTCGATGAAGCCTGGCGCATGGAGCCAACCCGAGTCTGGGTCCACACCTGCACGCTCGACCACCCCGCGGCACTCGCCAATTACCAGGCGCGGGGGATGAAGATCTACCGCGTAGAGACCCAATAG